The Planctomycetota bacterium genome includes a region encoding these proteins:
- a CDS encoding hemerythrin domain-containing protein, translating to MKALDLLEQDHRNVERLFEEYDAAGDAPDLKKALFERLRQELEIHAQIEEQVFYPALRDIQPPDAPHPVAEALREHQDVKDLLEEIAGLDPEEAEFDDRMSELRKNVIHHVDEEESELFEEAREHFPADRLEDMGARMEALKKSLQAGPRYRRTA from the coding sequence ATGAAAGCCCTCGACCTTCTGGAGCAGGATCATCGGAACGTGGAGCGCCTTTTCGAGGAGTACGACGCCGCGGGGGACGCCCCCGACCTCAAGAAGGCCCTCTTCGAGCGCCTCCGCCAGGAGCTCGAAATCCACGCGCAGATCGAGGAACAGGTCTTTTATCCCGCGCTGCGCGACATCCAGCCCCCCGACGCGCCTCACCCCGTGGCGGAGGCGCTCCGCGAACACCAGGACGTCAAGGACCTCCTCGAGGAGATCGCCGGCCTCGACCCCGAGGAGGCCGAGTTCGACGACCGGATGAGCGAACTGCGCAAGAACGTGATCCACCACGTGGACGAGGAAGAGAGCGAGCTCTTCGAGGAGGCCCGCGAACACTTCCCCGCCGACCGCCTGGAGGACATGGGCGCCCGCATGGAGGCGCTCAAGAAGAGCCTCCAGGCCGGACCCCGCTACCGGCGCACCGCCTGA
- a CDS encoding M48 family metallopeptidase, which yields MGVLLVLLGTAVGSAVAGPDAAAWGALGAVGLWGGLWAVAALQGDRILLATAGARRIEKRDHPQLWNVVEEMVLASGLGAVPEVYIIDDPSPNAFAIGRKPERSAVAVTTGLLRLMNRDELQGVVGHEVGHIKNRDSAFMMLVGVMLGAIVILADLLLRLMRFRDGRRSRAGGQVQALVVLLAILLSVLAPLLARLIYFACSRRREYLADASSARFTRYPEGLASALEKMGAFYGRRQGTAHRVLAPLYIVNPMTALAATGLLSTHPPTEERIRILRSMGGGAGYVDYDAAFRKILRRSVIGARTLSAEGASVPVRAPQPGEAPRPEEAAAPAVATLDLVGRLRGLVFMTCPCGVGIQVPAGLGRDAIRCPRCGRDNPVPRARETESIPEAPLEYRRAGAGWESFQCRCGHAVHLSPAFAAPLVACPACGRKIRVIPGAGSS from the coding sequence ATGGGGGTCCTGCTGGTCCTTCTCGGGACCGCGGTCGGTTCCGCCGTGGCGGGTCCGGACGCGGCGGCTTGGGGAGCTCTGGGCGCGGTCGGGCTCTGGGGAGGGCTCTGGGCGGTCGCCGCCCTCCAGGGGGACCGCATCCTTCTGGCCACCGCCGGCGCCCGCAGAATCGAAAAGCGGGATCACCCCCAGCTCTGGAACGTGGTCGAGGAGATGGTGCTGGCTTCCGGCCTCGGGGCCGTGCCCGAAGTCTATATCATCGACGATCCCTCGCCCAACGCCTTCGCGATCGGCCGGAAGCCGGAGCGGAGCGCGGTCGCGGTGACCACGGGGCTCCTGCGCCTCATGAACCGCGACGAGCTTCAGGGCGTCGTAGGGCACGAAGTCGGGCACATCAAGAATCGCGACAGCGCCTTCATGATGCTGGTGGGGGTGATGCTCGGGGCGATCGTGATCCTCGCGGACCTCCTTCTGCGCCTGATGCGCTTCCGGGACGGGCGCCGAAGCCGCGCCGGAGGACAGGTCCAGGCGCTGGTCGTTCTCCTGGCGATCCTGCTTTCGGTCCTGGCGCCGCTTCTGGCGCGGCTCATCTACTTCGCCTGTTCGCGGCGCCGCGAGTACCTGGCGGACGCCTCGAGCGCGCGCTTCACGCGCTACCCCGAAGGGCTGGCCTCGGCGCTCGAAAAGATGGGGGCGTTTTACGGCCGCCGGCAGGGAACGGCGCATCGCGTGCTGGCCCCCCTCTACATCGTGAACCCGATGACGGCGCTCGCCGCGACGGGGCTCCTCTCCACGCATCCCCCCACCGAGGAACGGATCCGGATCCTCCGGAGCATGGGAGGAGGCGCCGGATACGTGGACTACGATGCGGCGTTCCGGAAGATTCTTCGCCGATCGGTCATCGGCGCGCGGACGCTGTCGGCGGAGGGGGCGTCCGTTCCGGTCCGGGCTCCCCAACCGGGCGAGGCCCCCCGGCCGGAAGAAGCCGCCGCTCCCGCCGTCGCGACGCTGGACCTCGTGGGGCGTCTCCGGGGGCTCGTCTTCATGACCTGTCCGTGCGGGGTGGGAATCCAGGTGCCCGCCGGCCTCGGGCGCGACGCGATTCGCTGTCCCCGCTGCGGGCGCGACAACCCCGTGCCGCGGGCCCGGGAGACCGAGTCGATCCCGGAGGCTCCGCTCGAATACCGCCGCGCGGGGGCCGGCTGGGAATCGTTCCAATGCCGCTGCGGCCACGCCGTTCATCTGAGTCCGGCCTTCGCCGCGCCGCTCGTGGCGTGCCCCGCCTGCGGGCGGAAAATCCGCGTGATCCCGGGCGCCGGAAGCTCCTGA
- a CDS encoding LemA family protein, whose translation MSGTVIGILVVLGVGLGLFVLLGLIFAAIYNSLVRLRNQVKNAWAQIDVQLKRRHDLIPNLVETVRGYATHESQTLERVIEARRQAVGASSVEDRIKAEAELGGALGRLMLVVEQYPDLKANQNFMALQEELTSTENKIAFARQFYNDAVMHYNTKTEVFPTNVVAAFFHFVPATPFEAGQEERKAPQVKF comes from the coding sequence ATGAGCGGAACGGTGATCGGCATCCTCGTGGTTCTCGGCGTGGGGCTGGGGCTTTTCGTCCTTCTGGGTCTCATCTTCGCCGCGATCTATAACAGCCTCGTCCGGCTGCGCAACCAGGTCAAGAACGCCTGGGCGCAGATCGACGTGCAGCTCAAGCGCCGGCACGACCTCATTCCGAACCTGGTGGAGACCGTCCGCGGCTACGCCACGCACGAGAGCCAGACCCTCGAACGCGTGATCGAAGCGCGCCGGCAGGCCGTCGGCGCCTCCAGCGTCGAGGACCGGATCAAGGCGGAGGCGGAGCTCGGCGGCGCGCTCGGGCGCCTGATGCTCGTGGTCGAGCAGTATCCGGACCTCAAGGCCAACCAGAACTTCATGGCCCTCCAGGAGGAGCTGACCTCGACGGAGAACAAGATCGCCTTCGCCCGGCAGTTCTATAACGACGCGGTGATGCACTACAATACGAAGACCGAGGTGTTCCCCACGAACGTCGTGGCGGCGTTTTTCCACTTCGTGCCCGCGACGCCTTTCGAAGCGGGCCAGGAGGAGCGGAAGGCGCCCCAGGTGAAGTTCTAA
- a CDS encoding leucine-rich repeat protein: MTSWIAAGFAAVLSLPPTAEDLFPDKNLEAAVRQQVFEKRGTDKPLTEEDVKNLSTIEAKGKGIRDLRGLEKCRSLALLDLSNNEVTDLSPLKELKNLQALHLAGNRVQDLSPLAGLERLQYLDLRGNQVADLGPLSKLQPLNTLDVSDNKVSDLAPLAGLTRLWTLRLDGNQVARLDPIRGLKGLSTLSLRNNAVSDLAPLAELAELRYLFLERNKVTDLGPLVAMAKKDAEKEKRFTPYWRVYLTGNPLSPAARSEQLAQLRAFGGQVVFEEK; this comes from the coding sequence ATGACTTCGTGGATCGCCGCAGGGTTCGCCGCCGTTCTGTCTCTTCCCCCGACCGCCGAGGATCTCTTCCCGGACAAGAATCTGGAAGCCGCGGTCCGGCAGCAGGTCTTCGAAAAGCGAGGGACGGACAAGCCCCTGACCGAGGAGGACGTCAAGAACCTCTCCACGATCGAGGCCAAGGGAAAGGGAATCCGGGATCTGCGGGGCCTCGAGAAGTGCCGGAGCCTGGCTCTCCTGGACCTTTCGAACAACGAGGTGACGGATCTGTCCCCGCTCAAGGAGCTTAAAAATCTCCAGGCGCTCCACTTGGCGGGCAATCGCGTCCAGGATCTTTCTCCTCTCGCGGGACTGGAACGCCTGCAATATCTGGATCTCCGGGGCAATCAAGTCGCGGATCTCGGCCCCCTGTCGAAGCTGCAGCCGCTCAACACGCTGGACGTCTCCGACAACAAGGTATCGGATCTGGCGCCGCTGGCGGGCCTGACCCGGCTCTGGACGCTGCGGCTGGACGGCAACCAGGTCGCGCGCCTCGATCCGATCCGCGGTCTCAAGGGGCTCTCGACGCTTTCGCTGCGGAACAACGCCGTGTCGGATCTGGCGCCCCTGGCGGAGCTCGCCGAGCTGCGGTACCTCTTTCTCGAGCGCAACAAGGTGACGGATCTTGGGCCGCTCGTGGCGATGGCGAAGAAAGACGCGGAGAAGGAAAAGCGTTTCACGCCCTACTGGAGGGTCTACCTGACGGGCAATCCCCTCTCGCCGGCCGCCCGGTCCGAGCAGCTGGCGCAGCTGCGCGCCTTCGGGGGGCAGGTGGTTTTCGAGGAGAAGTAG